AAAAAAGTCAATATTTTATTTTAAAAATTTTTTTTCCTCTTAATTTCATTAATAGTATTAACTTTTATTGCATAAAAAAACTCTCCTTACTATTAATTAAGTAAAGAGAGTTCATTTTCTTATTTATCTTCAGTAAAAGTAAATTTTTGCCATGGTTTGATATAATCTAGTAAGAATAATTCTTCTTGTGCTACTCTTCCTACAACATTACTTTTTCCTGTATTTTTCATATCATTTAGTGCTATTTGTAATTCACCTGCATAGTGTCCATATTCTGAACTTTCAATAATTACATCTCCTCTTTTAATATCAGGAATATTGAAAACTTCAAACTTATGTCCTCTATATTTAACTCTACTTTGAGTAGATCTTATCATATTATCATTAAAGTCTCCTCTTCTAAAATGAAGTTCATTTAATAATATATCTTTTTCTACTTCAGGTAAGTCTTTATATAGTTCTATTTTTAGATTTAATACTTTTAAATTAACTTTAGAAATTGCTTCTATTTCTTCTTTTGAAGGATAACAATTTGAAATTAGTATATCATCTATATCACCTAATGCAACTAAATGTTTAATTTGTACATCTAGTGGTATATCTCTATGTATTTCTAAAGTAGGTAATCCCTCAGTTGCTGGCCAAGGTCCAAAAGCACCTTTATTTTGAGAACTAACAAAAGCCGCTGTTCTTAATCCATATTTTTTAAATCTTGAATTACATTTTCCAAAATGTTCTAAATTTAATCCTGTATATCTATGTGGATAGAAATTATGACAAGCAATTAAATTGTATTGATTAGGCATATATTGCATTATTGTATCAATATAATTTGTATCATTACTCATATTAATCTCTATTTTTAAATATTGTGGATTATATGTCATTAATGCTTCTTCATTTCCTGTGAAACCTACATCAAGTCTTATTCCATCACACATGATTTCTTTGAAGAAATCTAAGTTTTTATAACTTATCCCTAGTTTTTCAAATATACCAGGACTTACATCTACTATTATTTCATACCCTAATTCTTTAGCATATGAATTTATTTCTTTAAATTCTTTTTTTATTTCAGTCACTTCTTTATTTGCTGATAATAAGCACGAAAAGATTCTTGAAGCTCCCATATCTTTAGCTTTTTTTAGATATTCCATTATTTCTTCTTTAGTTGACTTTTCCGGATATATCGAAACTCCTAATTTTCTCATATTATGCTTCTAACCCTTCCTCAGCTAATAATTTATTATCATACATTTTAAAGAATGGGTAGTAAACTACTACTGAAACCCCTATTAATAAAACATTTAATATTGCAGCTCTATAGTCTCCACCTGTTGCTAAGTACGCTCCTATTGGCCCAGGTAAAGTCCAAGGTGCTATAGTTGAAACCTTAGAAACAAGTCCTGCTGCTGTAGCAACATATGCTATAGTAGCATTAATTACTGGAGCTGCAATAAATGGAACTATTAATTGTGGATTTAATACTATTGGACATCCAAATATTACAGGTTCATTAATATTAAATATACTTGGAGTAATAACTGTTTTACCAAGTGATTTAGCATAAGAAGAACGAGCTCTAAATGCTAGTAATATTGCAAGACCTATTGTACATCCTGATCCACCTATCCATATAAACCATTGATAGAACGGTTCTGCTGCTATTGCTGGTAATGGTTGTCCTGCTGCTAAAGCATTTGTATTTTGTTCTAACAATATTAACCATACTGGTCTTGCAAGTGATCCAACTATACTTACACCGTGTATACCAAATGACCAGAAGAATGTAATTAAGAATACTAATAATACAACACTTGGGTAACTATCTGCTGCTGATACTAATGGAGCAACTAATTTTCCAACAAATGCATGCCAGTCAAATTTTAAGAAATAAGTGATACTTCCCATTAATATTATTATAACTGCTGTAGGAGTTAAGTTAGCGAAACTTTGTGCTACAGATTTAGGAACTTGATCAGGCATTTTAATTTTGAATCCTGATTTATCTATTAATCTATATATTTCAACAGCTAAAATACTTGTAATAATTCCAACAAACATTCCTACAGATCCTAAATAAGACATAGGGATAACTAATCCTTTTACCCCAGCTCCATCTACAGTAACGTTAACTGGTACTATAGTTAATAAGAATGATAAAGTAGCTAATATCCCTCCAGATAAACCATCTAATTTATATGATTTAGAAAGAGAGTACCCAATACCGAAAACTGCATATAATGTCATGATATACATAGACATTCTATAAGGAAGTAAGATAGTAAAGATATTTGCCTTAATAAACTCAACTATCTTCCACGATGCTGGTAATGGTGGAAATGCTAATATTAAGAAAAATGATCCCACAATAATGATTGGTAATGTTGCAACAATCCCATCACGGATTGCTCTAAAATGACGTTGCTCAGCTAATTTAGCCATAGGTGTTGATAAATGTTTGTCTAAAAATTCTGCTAATTTTTTCATTTAAATCATCCTTTCTATAATTCTATATTTTCTTTAATTTGTGCTAATAATTTTGGACCACCTAATGCAGTGTATCCCATAGGGTTAATAAGAACACATGGAACATTTACTTCATCAGCATATGCTTTTAAAGTGTCATATCTATGTCTAATTTGTGGTGCAACCATTGCAATTGCATACCCTTTTTTAACTTCTTCTTCAAAAGCTTGAGTTGAACACTCCACTACTGATACATCAATCCCATGTTTTTCACATTCTTTCTCTAATGCTTTTGCTGCAATAGCACTCGACATCCCCATTGAACAAACAAATAAAATTTTCATTTTTACCTCCTAAAATCTCACAAAACTTAAAATTAATAAAAGTATTATTATTATTGATATGGCCATAACAAAGAATCCTTTTACTAAACCTATTTTTCTTTCAATAAAATACTGTGAATATGCATAACTAAATCCAATAAAAACAGAAGTTAATATTTTAATACTCCACTCTTGATTAATATTAAATATATTTGATAAAAATAGTGCAAATAAAGCTACAAGAGTTGAACCAAATATGATTAACATTCCTGATTTATAGCTAAATTTAAATATGTCATAATCTGTATCATTCCAATTTTTTTTATTCATAATATCACTTATTTTCTAATTTATTAATTTTTTCATTCATTTTTATTATTGTTTCTGCTAAATTTCTTATCTCTATAGTCGTCATCAAATGATCTTGTGCATGAACAAACAGAACTCTAACTTCAAGATGTTCTCCATCTGCCTCTTGTCTTATTATATCTGTTTGTACTTTATGAGCATTCAATAAAAACTCATCTGCTTCTTTAAGTAAAGATTCTACTTTATCAAAGTTGCCATTTAAAGATTCTGTCATCGCTTCATAAATAAGACCTTTTGCCATACCTGCATTTGAAATTATTTCAAAAACAATCTCTTCTAATTTTTCTTCATTCATTTATCTCTCTCCTTTCATTTTTAATAAATTCCTTATACCAACTAAAACTATTTTTAGGATATCTTCTATAAGTCCCTTCACAGTTATTATTAGCATCTAC
The sequence above is drawn from the Streptobacillus canis genome and encodes:
- a CDS encoding DUF871 domain-containing protein, with the protein product MRKLGVSIYPEKSTKEEIMEYLKKAKDMGASRIFSCLLSANKEVTEIKKEFKEINSYAKELGYEIIVDVSPGIFEKLGISYKNLDFFKEIMCDGIRLDVGFTGNEEALMTYNPQYLKIEINMSNDTNYIDTIMQYMPNQYNLIACHNFYPHRYTGLNLEHFGKCNSRFKKYGLRTAAFVSSQNKGAFGPWPATEGLPTLEIHRDIPLDVQIKHLVALGDIDDILISNCYPSKEEIEAISKVNLKVLNLKIELYKDLPEVEKDILLNELHFRRGDFNDNMIRSTQSRVKYRGHKFEVFNIPDIKRGDVIIESSEYGHYAGELQIALNDMKNTGKSNVVGRVAQEELFLLDYIKPWQKFTFTEDK
- a CDS encoding PTS sugar transporter subunit IIC; this encodes MKKLAEFLDKHLSTPMAKLAEQRHFRAIRDGIVATLPIIIVGSFFLILAFPPLPASWKIVEFIKANIFTILLPYRMSMYIMTLYAVFGIGYSLSKSYKLDGLSGGILATLSFLLTIVPVNVTVDGAGVKGLVIPMSYLGSVGMFVGIITSILAVEIYRLIDKSGFKIKMPDQVPKSVAQSFANLTPTAVIIILMGSITYFLKFDWHAFVGKLVAPLVSAADSYPSVVLLVFLITFFWSFGIHGVSIVGSLARPVWLILLEQNTNALAAGQPLPAIAAEPFYQWFIWIGGSGCTIGLAILLAFRARSSYAKSLGKTVITPSIFNINEPVIFGCPIVLNPQLIVPFIAAPVINATIAYVATAAGLVSKVSTIAPWTLPGPIGAYLATGGDYRAAILNVLLIGVSVVVYYPFFKMYDNKLLAEEGLEA
- a CDS encoding PTS sugar transporter subunit IIB, yielding MKILFVCSMGMSSAIAAKALEKECEKHGIDVSVVECSTQAFEEEVKKGYAIAMVAPQIRHRYDTLKAYADEVNVPCVLINPMGYTALGGPKLLAQIKENIEL
- a CDS encoding PTS lactose/cellobiose transporter subunit IIA, yielding MNEEKLEEIVFEIISNAGMAKGLIYEAMTESLNGNFDKVESLLKEADEFLLNAHKVQTDIIRQEADGEHLEVRVLFVHAQDHLMTTIEIRNLAETIIKMNEKINKLENK